The following are encoded in a window of Bacillus sp. SORGH_AS_0510 genomic DNA:
- the yppF gene encoding YppF family protein, with translation MDIHELKSRFNQSRDYQTDDVNALMDFAKKAYIHNEITIKEYRLLVRELENQGAEIPETESENSLIENS, from the coding sequence ATGGACATTCATGAATTAAAAAGCAGATTTAATCAAAGTCGGGACTATCAAACAGATGACGTTAATGCATTAATGGATTTTGCTAAGAAAGCGTATATTCATAACGAAATTACCATTAAAGAATATCGCCTTCTTGTCCGTGAACTTGAAAATCAAGGTGCGGAAATACCTGAGACTGAAAGCGAAAACTCCCTCATCGAAAATTCATAA
- a CDS encoding YpoC family protein yields the protein MDSQSDVVTTIRNDWEQIERQLEKLFSERDPKSTKEWMEKGIILFLQFLMVSNDSVYINQGSIPYQQLQYKPVNAVERLEFIQSRPTLFHSYRQLSELMVEQQKIYAKKLIKKRLGH from the coding sequence ATGGATAGCCAAAGCGATGTAGTCACTACCATTCGGAATGATTGGGAGCAAATAGAAAGACAGCTTGAAAAACTATTTTCTGAACGTGACCCCAAAAGCACTAAAGAATGGATGGAAAAAGGGATTATCTTATTTCTTCAATTCTTAATGGTCTCAAATGATTCTGTCTATATTAACCAAGGGTCAATACCCTACCAACAATTACAGTATAAGCCGGTAAATGCTGTAGAAAGGTTGGAGTTTATCCAATCAAGGCCAACGTTATTTCATTCGTATCGTCAGTTGTCTGAACTAATGGTAGAACAACAAAAGATTTATGCCAAGAAACTAATAAAAAAACGTCTAGGCCATTAG
- the recU gene encoding Holliday junction resolvase RecU yields the protein MNFNYPNGKRYKPKDHPPESKTKNMKNSSYSNRGMTLEEDLNETNEFYRARKIAVIHKKPTPVQIVQVDYPSRSAAVIKEAYFKIASTTDYNGVYKGKYIDFEAKETQNPTSFPLKNFHQHQIQHMEEVIEHGGICFVILRFTKFEQVYLLEAKHLLMYWERMMSGGRKSITKEEIEEKGHRIPLGFQPRIDYIKVIERL from the coding sequence ATGAATTTTAACTATCCTAATGGAAAAAGGTACAAACCTAAGGATCACCCACCGGAATCAAAAACTAAGAATATGAAAAATAGTTCCTACAGTAATCGAGGAATGACTCTAGAGGAAGATTTAAACGAAACGAATGAATTTTATCGTGCTAGAAAAATTGCAGTGATTCATAAAAAACCTACACCTGTTCAAATCGTACAAGTTGATTATCCATCTCGAAGTGCTGCTGTTATTAAGGAAGCATATTTTAAGATTGCGTCAACAACCGACTATAATGGGGTATATAAAGGGAAATATATTGATTTTGAAGCAAAGGAAACTCAAAACCCTACCTCATTTCCACTAAAAAACTTCCACCAGCATCAAATACAGCACATGGAAGAGGTAATTGAACATGGAGGTATATGTTTCGTAATTCTTCGTTTCACCAAATTTGAACAAGTGTACCTGCTAGAGGCTAAACATTTGTTAATGTATTGGGAACGAATGATGAGCGGTGGAAGAAAGTCCATTACGAAAGAAGAAATTGAAGAAAAAGGTCATCGCATTCCACTTGGATTTCAACCTAGAATTGACTATATTAAAGTAATAGAAAGACTGTAG
- a CDS encoding YppG family protein, protein MIGGNRPNQFFNYGYSGQMMHQGPLSTQLYQPTMHRNQPYPYQTQTQLQNYEWNPYQQQNSYYSQAYQPYNQNYQPGYVPQNAPYQNQPNSQKDSQFLFQNPLQPKEEPNLPQSYMPMTGYPMMNPYPKSNMIPKQPGGVQSLLNSFKSQDGSVDFTKMVNTAGQMMNAVNQVSSLVKGFGGIFKV, encoded by the coding sequence ATGATTGGTGGAAATAGACCAAATCAATTCTTTAATTATGGATACTCGGGGCAAATGATGCACCAAGGTCCGTTAAGTACTCAATTGTATCAACCAACTATGCATCGAAATCAGCCATATCCTTACCAAACCCAAACCCAACTTCAAAATTATGAATGGAATCCTTATCAACAACAAAATTCATACTATTCACAAGCTTATCAGCCATATAATCAAAACTATCAACCAGGCTATGTGCCACAAAATGCGCCATACCAGAATCAACCAAATTCCCAAAAGGATTCGCAATTTCTTTTCCAAAATCCGTTGCAGCCAAAGGAGGAACCGAATCTTCCCCAATCTTACATGCCGATGACAGGTTATCCGATGATGAATCCTTATCCAAAATCAAATATGATTCCTAAACAACCTGGAGGAGTGCAATCATTATTAAATTCGTTTAAGTCACAAGATGGATCAGTAGATTTTACGAAGATGGTTAACACGGCAGGACAAATGATGAATGCGGTAAATCAAGTATCATCGCTTGTAAAAGGATTTGGTGGTATATTTAAAGTATAG
- a CDS encoding Crp/Fnr family transcriptional regulator: MKIEAIKKVLSEFSLFKELNDMELTKITDIAIARDWKKQSHVFLQGDPLENVYFIYDGRIKIYKSDINGKEQIVAIAKKGEMFPHVGFFRKGDYPAYAEVLEPSTLVAVPISKFEAVLIENPELCIKVFKVLGEKIVDLQNRLEEQILNNTYEQIIKLIIRLAQKHGQDQGDGTILLKSEFTNKDLANMIGTTRETISRTLTKMKKDELIEVDDEGNMIVDIEILMEEIHLI; this comes from the coding sequence ATGAAAATAGAAGCTATTAAGAAGGTTCTTTCTGAGTTCTCCCTCTTTAAAGAATTAAATGATATGGAATTAACCAAGATAACTGATATCGCCATTGCCCGAGATTGGAAAAAACAGAGTCATGTTTTCCTACAAGGGGACCCACTTGAAAATGTCTATTTTATTTATGATGGTAGAATTAAAATTTACAAAAGTGATATTAACGGGAAAGAACAAATTGTTGCAATAGCCAAAAAAGGTGAGATGTTTCCGCATGTAGGCTTTTTCAGAAAAGGAGATTATCCTGCCTATGCGGAAGTTCTTGAGCCGTCTACGCTGGTTGCTGTCCCTATTTCAAAATTCGAAGCAGTACTAATCGAAAATCCTGAGTTGTGTATTAAAGTATTTAAAGTGCTGGGTGAAAAAATTGTAGATTTACAGAATCGGTTAGAAGAACAAATCCTTAATAACACATATGAACAGATCATCAAGTTAATCATTAGACTTGCACAAAAGCATGGTCAAGACCAAGGCGATGGAACAATTCTTTTAAAATCAGAATTCACCAACAAAGATTTGGCTAATATGATTGGTACCACACGCGAAACAATTAGCCGCACCCTTACAAAAATGAAAAAGGATGAATTAATCGAAGTAGATGACGAAGGTAATATGATCGTTGATATAGAAATTCTTATGGAAGAAATACACTTAATTTAA
- a CDS encoding DUF2515 family protein yields the protein MNMNHLTIQEQSIIRQILTETNKKNVDNISRTDAYFAYFKKNPDIIWSFLASMVSRNGGWNMCDLEGTIFPHLLADHVRKQLFLTYERANWLIFHDVYPQLLLYQYSTKLNRPMFHLLPYFYVSSFIQKEWQKYWINNDKERLTRALIINEQNVIHTPVIEHPVYKKKVFQSMVFSFQDWLHFSCVLFPTCGGEVYGASVNGFKSLSNRINLGKRLANILFHPRLFPYFFEFAEKTPHTGSRYDYEQYFKSKAVRRTPILRAIFPVIDHHQRTYSDWSVERRVSPVWLYFPARHRHPIHLTDWYFKKSHQLQLMLSLHQVLQLNKWK from the coding sequence ATGAATATGAATCACCTAACGATACAGGAACAATCAATCATTCGTCAAATTCTAACTGAAACAAATAAAAAAAACGTGGATAATATTTCGAGAACAGATGCTTATTTTGCGTATTTTAAAAAAAACCCAGATATTATTTGGTCGTTTCTTGCAAGTATGGTATCAAGAAACGGAGGGTGGAATATGTGTGACCTAGAAGGTACGATATTCCCGCATCTTTTAGCGGATCATGTAAGAAAACAGCTTTTTCTAACATACGAGCGAGCAAATTGGCTTATCTTCCATGATGTTTATCCTCAATTATTGCTCTATCAATATTCGACGAAATTAAATCGACCAATGTTTCATTTACTACCTTATTTTTATGTTTCTTCCTTTATACAAAAAGAGTGGCAAAAATACTGGATAAATAATGATAAGGAAAGGCTCACCAGGGCTTTAATTATTAATGAACAAAATGTGATCCATACCCCAGTTATTGAGCATCCTGTATATAAGAAAAAGGTCTTCCAATCGATGGTTTTTTCCTTTCAAGACTGGCTTCATTTTAGTTGTGTCCTTTTTCCAACCTGCGGTGGAGAGGTCTATGGTGCTAGTGTAAATGGGTTTAAGTCACTTTCCAATCGAATCAATTTAGGCAAGAGATTAGCAAATATTCTTTTTCATCCTAGATTGTTTCCATATTTTTTTGAGTTTGCGGAGAAAACGCCACATACAGGATCAAGATATGACTATGAACAATATTTTAAAAGCAAGGCAGTTAGAAGAACACCCATACTTCGAGCTATTTTTCCGGTTATTGACCATCATCAGCGGACATACTCTGACTGGAGTGTAGAAAGACGGGTTTCACCTGTTTGGTTATACTTTCCTGCCCGACATCGTCATCCTATTCATCTTACGGATTGGTACTTTAAAAAATCTCACCAACTTCAATTAATGCTCTCATTACACCAAGTATTACAATTAAATAAATGGAAGTAG
- a CDS encoding Hsp20/alpha crystallin family protein has product MTSMPPEDHNNGKKPLPEPFRELFKSMNDFFTEKPVRGFLQSIDDFFKTPFPVGSGFHVETVETGNDYLITAELPGVKKEQIHLNISGNYVTISVENKELETEEDDINKTFRQRFTRHQSSRTITLPHTINEKMVKASYRDGLLQIRIPQEKGKLIDIED; this is encoded by the coding sequence ATGACATCTATGCCGCCGGAGGATCATAATAACGGGAAGAAACCATTGCCAGAGCCATTTCGTGAATTATTTAAATCAATGAATGATTTCTTCACTGAAAAACCAGTAAGGGGATTTTTACAATCGATCGATGATTTCTTTAAAACTCCTTTTCCAGTTGGATCTGGTTTTCATGTAGAAACAGTTGAAACAGGAAATGATTATCTTATTACAGCTGAACTTCCTGGGGTAAAAAAGGAGCAAATCCATTTGAATATTTCGGGGAATTATGTAACCATTTCAGTTGAGAATAAAGAGCTAGAAACAGAGGAAGACGATATAAATAAAACATTCCGCCAAAGATTTACTCGACATCAATCGTCACGGACCATAACACTCCCCCATACAATCAACGAAAAAATGGTAAAAGCCTCCTATAGGGACGGCTTACTTCAAATTAGAATTCCTCAGGAAAAAGGGAAATTAATTGACATCGAAGATTAA
- the hcp gene encoding hydroxylamine reductase has protein sequence MFMFCYQCEQTPTGGCKVIGVCGKDETISSLQDTIIFGLKGIAAYRTHANQLGYTDSFVDATTHEALYLTLTNSNFNVQEHIDMAMKVGQAAVRVMGMLDEAHTKRLGIPEPIRVSQNKIEGKCIVVTGHNLFALEELLKQTEGKGINIYTHSEMLPAHGYPALKKFAHLKGNIGKAWYDQRRLFETFPGAILATTNCVMPIKGSYADRMFTYEVAGLENVEKIVNDDFSPLIERALELPEAAIESSETLLTGFHHETVLGLAPEVIEAVKAGKIKRFFVIAGCDAPGHGGEYYRELATSLPPETVILTTSCGKFRFNDVDYGVVPGTNIPRYIDLGQCNNSGSTVKIAIALADAFECDVNKLPVSIVLSWFEQKAVAILLGLFSLGIKDIRIGPKPPEFISEGVLQVLQETFNLKLINTAKEDMEEMLQLSVK, from the coding sequence ATGTTTATGTTCTGTTATCAATGTGAGCAAACCCCAACAGGTGGGTGTAAGGTTATTGGAGTATGTGGGAAAGATGAAACGATTTCAAGTTTACAAGATACAATTATTTTTGGATTGAAGGGAATTGCGGCCTATCGCACACATGCTAATCAACTGGGATATACAGATTCCTTTGTAGATGCAACAACACACGAAGCATTATATCTTACATTAACCAATTCTAACTTTAATGTGCAGGAACATATCGATATGGCTATGAAAGTAGGTCAGGCAGCTGTTCGAGTAATGGGGATGCTTGATGAAGCACATACAAAACGTTTAGGTATACCTGAACCAATCCGAGTCAGCCAAAATAAAATAGAAGGCAAGTGCATTGTTGTTACTGGACATAATCTTTTTGCATTAGAAGAATTGCTTAAACAAACGGAAGGAAAGGGTATAAATATTTATACTCACTCTGAAATGCTGCCTGCACATGGTTATCCGGCATTAAAGAAATTTGCTCATTTAAAAGGAAATATCGGTAAAGCTTGGTATGATCAGCGTCGTCTGTTTGAAACCTTTCCAGGCGCAATTTTAGCAACAACTAACTGTGTAATGCCCATTAAAGGGTCCTATGCGGATAGAATGTTTACATACGAAGTGGCAGGTCTAGAAAACGTAGAAAAAATTGTGAACGATGATTTTTCTCCATTAATTGAAAGAGCATTAGAGCTACCTGAAGCAGCCATTGAATCTAGTGAAACACTATTAACTGGCTTTCATCATGAAACGGTTCTTGGCTTAGCACCTGAAGTAATAGAAGCAGTAAAAGCTGGTAAAATTAAGCGTTTCTTTGTCATTGCTGGCTGTGATGCACCAGGGCATGGTGGGGAGTATTATCGAGAACTTGCAACTTCATTGCCACCTGAAACAGTTATTTTAACCACTTCTTGTGGAAAATTCCGCTTTAATGACGTAGACTATGGCGTTGTTCCTGGGACAAATATTCCACGATACATCGATCTCGGACAATGTAACAATTCTGGCTCTACTGTAAAGATTGCGATAGCATTGGCTGATGCCTTTGAATGTGATGTTAATAAACTTCCAGTAAGCATTGTCTTATCATGGTTTGAGCAAAAAGCAGTTGCCATTTTGTTAGGGCTCTTTAGTTTAGGTATCAAAGATATACGAATTGGACCTAAACCGCCTGAATTTATTTCTGAAGGAGTTTTACAAGTTCTCCAAGAAACATTTAATTTAAAATTGATTAATACAGCAAAAGAAGATATGGAAGAAATGCTTCAGCTATCAGTGAAATAA
- a CDS encoding PBP1A family penicillin-binding protein yields MSEKYQSREERRKQLQSKGKPKAKKKSGGLFKKIFLSLVVLGIVGIIAGVGTFAYLVKDAPKLDPKLLKDPIPSKILDKDGKQITEVGAVKREYVNYKDIPKQVENAILATEDYRFYKHHGIDPIRLGGAVLANLQHGFGAEGGSTITQQVVKNSFLTHEKTLKRKVQEAWLSYKLEQQYTKHQIFEMYVNKVFVSENSHGIATAAKIYYGKELKDLTLSEAAQIAGMPQSPNNYNPFNHPDLAQKRRDIVLTLMHQHGYITKQQMEEAKKVSVASTVLPPEKRNVDKDPYDSFVDAVIDEVKESTDFDIFTDGLTIYTTLDTNAQDYVEKILNSKEGIINYPDDDFQAGIALLDTKTGEIRAIGGGRNQQVKRGFNYAIDTKRQPGSTIKPVLDYGPAIEYLNWGTYEMIEDKPITYSTGKKFGNWDQKYKGPMTIRTALQLSRNTPAVQALQQVGLDKAMDFALGLGIPLKEIYESYAIGGFGGKTVGVSPLEMAGAYSAFGNNGMYTKPHAIKKIKLRDGTMISSEPKPKLVMKDSTAFMITDMLKSVLVSPGTGTRAKVPGLPIAGKTGTTNYTDEEMQRWNIKSSSSVPDAWFTGYTTNYTASIWTGYKDRSTPIKAVGDNQRIAQLIFKNLMAYVSKDIETPDFSMPSSVQKVRIEKGSMPPVLASEFTPDSEITTEYAVKGHAPKKVSQKYTKLEAPTNASAKYDDTTKNITLSWNYSNPKNLPVTFEITVNDGSAQKKYTQTETSVMIPATPGAKYTFSIIAIVEDKKSDPASTTIEVPNPEIDQGNGNGNNGEGNGNGNDGNGNGNGNGNGNNNGGNNGNEGGDGGGQGGTTPPATLPGTPSSGQGSGSRQP; encoded by the coding sequence ATGTCTGAAAAATATCAATCAAGAGAGGAGCGCCGAAAGCAACTCCAATCCAAAGGTAAACCCAAAGCCAAGAAGAAGTCTGGCGGACTTTTCAAAAAAATATTTTTAAGTCTTGTTGTACTTGGCATCGTAGGTATTATTGCTGGAGTGGGAACTTTCGCTTATTTGGTAAAAGATGCTCCCAAACTTGACCCAAAACTATTAAAAGATCCAATCCCTTCTAAGATTTTAGATAAAGATGGAAAGCAGATTACTGAAGTTGGTGCTGTAAAACGAGAGTATGTTAACTATAAAGACATACCAAAGCAAGTTGAAAATGCTATTTTAGCTACTGAAGATTATCGCTTTTACAAGCATCACGGTATTGACCCTATTCGCCTTGGAGGAGCCGTTTTAGCAAACTTACAACACGGGTTTGGTGCCGAAGGTGGTAGTACTATTACCCAACAGGTAGTTAAAAACTCATTTTTAACACATGAAAAAACTTTAAAGAGGAAAGTCCAGGAAGCATGGCTATCTTATAAGCTTGAACAGCAATACACAAAACACCAGATTTTTGAAATGTATGTAAATAAGGTGTTTGTTTCTGAAAACAGTCACGGTATTGCTACCGCTGCAAAAATTTACTATGGCAAAGAATTAAAAGATTTAACATTATCTGAAGCTGCACAAATTGCAGGTATGCCACAAAGTCCTAATAACTATAATCCATTTAACCATCCTGACTTAGCACAGAAGAGACGGGACATTGTCCTAACATTGATGCATCAGCATGGATATATTACTAAGCAGCAAATGGAAGAGGCTAAAAAGGTTTCTGTTGCATCAACCGTTTTACCACCAGAAAAACGTAATGTGGATAAAGATCCATATGATTCATTTGTCGATGCAGTTATTGACGAAGTAAAAGAATCGACTGATTTTGATATTTTTACTGATGGTCTTACTATTTATACAACTTTAGATACGAATGCCCAAGATTATGTAGAAAAAATACTCAATTCAAAAGAAGGGATTATTAATTACCCAGATGACGATTTCCAAGCTGGTATTGCCCTTTTAGATACAAAAACAGGAGAAATTCGTGCAATTGGAGGCGGACGGAATCAACAAGTAAAACGCGGATTTAACTACGCGATCGATACTAAGCGTCAGCCAGGTTCGACAATCAAGCCAGTCCTTGATTACGGTCCAGCGATTGAATATTTAAATTGGGGAACCTATGAAATGATTGAGGATAAACCAATAACGTATTCTACTGGTAAAAAGTTTGGAAACTGGGACCAAAAGTATAAAGGCCCAATGACAATCAGAACTGCCCTGCAATTATCAAGAAATACCCCAGCCGTCCAGGCACTACAACAAGTGGGATTAGATAAAGCAATGGACTTTGCATTAGGTCTTGGAATACCTTTAAAAGAAATTTATGAATCCTATGCCATTGGAGGATTTGGTGGAAAGACTGTAGGTGTCTCCCCTCTTGAAATGGCTGGTGCCTATAGTGCATTCGGAAATAATGGGATGTACACTAAACCACATGCTATTAAGAAGATAAAATTGCGTGATGGTACAATGATTAGCTCAGAACCTAAACCAAAGCTAGTCATGAAGGATTCAACCGCTTTTATGATTACAGACATGTTAAAAAGTGTTCTCGTTTCACCTGGAACAGGAACTAGAGCGAAAGTACCAGGACTCCCAATCGCCGGCAAAACGGGAACAACAAATTATACAGATGAAGAGATGCAACGTTGGAATATTAAAAGTAGTAGCTCCGTACCAGATGCCTGGTTTACTGGATATACGACTAATTACACCGCATCAATCTGGACAGGATACAAGGATCGCTCAACACCAATTAAAGCCGTGGGAGACAATCAAAGGATTGCACAGCTCATCTTTAAAAATCTAATGGCTTACGTTTCAAAAGATATTGAAACACCTGATTTTAGTATGCCAAGTAGCGTTCAAAAGGTTAGAATTGAAAAAGGATCTATGCCGCCAGTACTTGCTAGTGAATTTACACCAGATAGTGAAATTACTACAGAATATGCGGTAAAAGGGCATGCACCAAAAAAGGTTTCACAAAAATACACTAAACTTGAGGCGCCAACAAACGCATCTGCAAAATATGATGATACGACAAAAAATATTACATTATCCTGGAATTACAGCAATCCTAAAAACTTGCCAGTAACATTCGAAATTACTGTCAATGATGGTTCTGCTCAAAAGAAATACACTCAAACAGAAACATCAGTAATGATACCAGCAACCCCAGGTGCTAAATATACCTTCTCAATTATCGCAATTGTAGAAGATAAAAAGAGTGATCCTGCATCTACTACGATTGAAGTTCCTAATCCTGAAATTGACCAAGGAAATGGCAATGGAAATAATGGTGAAGGAAATGGCAATGGAAACGATGGAAACGGGAATGGGAATGGTAACGGGAATGGTAACAATAATGGAGGAAACAACGGAAATGAAGGTGGAGATGGTGGAGGCCAAGGAGGAACCACTCCTCCAGCTACACTCCCTGGTACCCCTTCAAGTGGCCAAGGTTCCGGATCCCGTCAACCATAA
- a CDS encoding DUF1798 family protein has protein sequence MLEEIEHLTEQLLRYNQLFMKYYQEGRETGVNYDFHDVIKPFSDQVRSINGEWKKAMKNWLALSNHKHLHLKRIDTTSEHIEQLSIQAFFPETSRTRFLNAHRTVEFFLQEVLKEVNKEKRDA, from the coding sequence ATGTTAGAAGAAATTGAACATTTAACAGAACAACTCTTAAGATATAACCAATTATTTATGAAATACTATCAAGAAGGAAGGGAAACAGGAGTTAATTATGATTTTCACGATGTAATTAAACCATTCTCTGACCAAGTAAGATCTATTAATGGTGAATGGAAGAAGGCAATGAAAAACTGGCTGGCCCTTTCTAATCATAAGCATCTCCATTTAAAGCGTATCGATACAACTTCAGAACATATAGAACAATTATCTATTCAAGCCTTTTTTCCTGAAACTAGTAGAACTAGATTTTTAAATGCTCATCGAACGGTAGAATTTTTCTTGCAGGAAGTATTGAAGGAAGTAAATAAAGAGAAAAGAGATGCTTAG